In Aestuariibaculum lutulentum, one DNA window encodes the following:
- a CDS encoding DUF4998 domain-containing protein, with translation MKKLKHIIIAVFAISIVLGIYSCTDDTEYLKFTEGGEISYTGAIDSLQIYPGQNRVKVEGLIIGDPKVSEVRVYWNNNRDSISVPVNRTQGVDEVSFIIDGLEENVYNFTVRTLDADGNKSIAVSQSAEVYGDRYIASLFNRPLEKNVLVESVLEIGLADMDLSSGVLGSEFEYMSTSGETKTIYVDIAESNVTISDFESGSTYRYRTAFIPDEDSIDNFFTAFEDVTPIPTPVLGNAAVPFIASATDGGRWGTLAGPWITNDVAKNHGGYGGWDEWNGNVFNLESGWGSPWITNGKIYQVVHAEAASYMLRVQVLSTNHNANPDGAYFVIAKGGNGLPNVEDVTTASEVIGYKRIGAAGTYTVSFTVDEATDISVGEITTQNGDYFCNITSWEIQVAN, from the coding sequence ATGAAAAAATTAAAGCATATAATTATAGCAGTATTTGCTATTAGCATTGTTCTGGGAATTTATTCATGCACCGACGATACAGAATATCTTAAATTCACAGAAGGAGGAGAGATTTCATATACAGGAGCTATTGATTCTTTACAAATTTATCCGGGACAAAATAGAGTTAAGGTAGAAGGTTTAATAATCGGAGACCCTAAAGTATCTGAGGTTCGTGTATACTGGAATAATAATAGAGATTCCATTTCAGTTCCCGTAAATAGAACCCAAGGTGTAGATGAGGTGTCATTTATTATAGACGGTTTAGAAGAAAATGTATACAATTTCACTGTAAGAACCTTGGATGCCGATGGAAATAAATCTATTGCAGTTTCTCAGTCAGCCGAGGTGTATGGCGATCGTTATATAGCTTCCCTATTCAATAGACCTTTAGAAAAAAACGTTCTTGTAGAGAGTGTATTAGAAATTGGATTGGCAGATATGGATTTAAGTTCTGGAGTTTTAGGTTCTGAGTTTGAGTATATGTCTACGTCAGGAGAAACAAAAACCATTTATGTTGATATAGCTGAATCAAATGTAACTATTTCAGATTTTGAAAGTGGGTCTACGTATCGCTATAGAACGGCATTTATTCCTGATGAGGATTCTATCGATAACTTTTTTACGGCTTTTGAAGATGTGACACCTATTCCAACCCCAGTATTGGGTAATGCAGCAGTGCCATTTATTGCATCTGCAACAGATGGAGGACGTTGGGGAACATTGGCAGGGCCATGGATAACTAATGATGTTGCTAAAAACCACGGTGGTTATGGTGGCTGGGATGAATGGAACGGGAATGTTTTCAATTTAGAATCAGGCTGGGGATCACCATGGATTACTAATGGTAAAATCTATCAGGTTGTTCATGCCGAAGCAGCAAGTTATATGTTAAGAGTTCAGGTGTTAAGTACAAATCACAATGCTAATCCGGACGGTGCATATTTTGTTATAGCTAAGGGAGGTAATGGTTTACCAAATGTAGAAGATGTTACAACAGCTTCTGAAGTTATTGGTTACAAACGTATTGGTGCAGCAGGAACTTACACAGTTTCATTTACAGTTGACGAAGCTACAGACATTTCTGTAGGTGAGATAACAACACAAAATGGAGATTACTTCTGTAATATTACGTCTTGGGAAATACAGGTGGCAAATTAA
- a CDS encoding DUF4959 domain-containing protein, with translation MKQNIIKFSWIAMLALIVVFSACSEEQGPSPLENNTTPPGIVENVVVENLPGKVKLEYTLPDDKDLLYVVARYTLENGTPMEVKASYYQNSMLLEGFTGQSEEEVEIYAVNRSETESDPVTVTVAPLEAPIYEIFRSLETNADFGGVRINALNPTEEDIALLVMQKNVQGDWEPLSTSIYTSVDTISRSIRGYDPVPQDFAFVVRDRWLNTTDTLFAEITPIFEMLMPREEMLPITLPNDAELIAAHTEVRDLFNGGTLEWYDSFFTSRTIDVGNHLVTFDIGRQTKLSRLHIWNFSEPIGGQRLYYYLGAMRKFRIWGANELNDGNLEDGTWTLMGEYEIIKPSGLPYGQEDNNDLIAAQDGADYEIDIEKPAVRFLRIECLLNWANGQYMAVSEVQVFGNPNL, from the coding sequence ATGAAACAAAATATAATAAAATTCTCTTGGATTGCGATGTTGGCTCTAATTGTTGTTTTTTCTGCGTGTTCAGAGGAACAAGGCCCATCACCATTAGAAAATAATACAACACCTCCAGGAATTGTTGAGAATGTTGTAGTTGAAAATTTACCTGGTAAGGTAAAATTAGAATATACACTACCAGATGATAAAGATCTATTATACGTGGTAGCCCGTTATACATTAGAAAATGGAACACCTATGGAGGTAAAGGCTTCCTATTATCAAAACTCTATGCTTTTAGAAGGTTTTACAGGGCAGTCTGAAGAGGAAGTGGAAATTTATGCCGTTAATAGAAGTGAAACGGAATCTGATCCTGTTACGGTAACGGTGGCTCCATTGGAAGCTCCTATTTACGAAATTTTCAGATCTTTAGAAACAAATGCTGATTTCGGCGGAGTTCGTATTAATGCATTAAACCCGACAGAAGAGGATATTGCCTTATTGGTAATGCAAAAAAATGTGCAAGGCGATTGGGAACCACTTTCTACAAGTATTTATACATCAGTTGATACCATTTCCAGAAGTATTAGAGGATACGATCCCGTACCACAGGATTTTGCTTTTGTGGTTAGAGACCGTTGGTTAAACACAACAGATACTTTATTTGCTGAAATTACACCTATTTTCGAAATGTTGATGCCAAGAGAGGAAATGCTTCCGATTACCTTACCAAACGATGCTGAGTTAATTGCAGCTCACACCGAGGTAAGAGATTTATTTAACGGAGGTACTTTAGAGTGGTATGATAGTTTCTTTACGAGTAGAACCATTGATGTGGGTAATCATTTAGTAACTTTTGATATTGGTCGCCAGACTAAGTTAAGCCGTTTGCACATCTGGAATTTCTCAGAACCTATTGGAGGACAGCGTTTATACTATTATTTAGGAGCAATGAGAAAGTTCAGAATTTGGGGGGCTAACGAACTAAATGATGGTAATTTAGAAGATGGTACCTGGACACTTATGGGGGAGTATGAAATTATTAAGCCTTCAGGTTTACCTTATGGTCAGGAGGATAATAACGACTTAATAGCTGCTCAAGACGGTGCAGATTATGAAATTGATATAGAGAAGCCAGCAGTACGTTTCCTTCGTATAGAATGTTTGTTAAACTGGGCAAATGGCCAATATATGGCAGTGTCTGAGGTACAGGTATTTGGTAATCCAAACCTTTAA